From the Papaver somniferum cultivar HN1 chromosome 2, ASM357369v1, whole genome shotgun sequence genome, the window ATAAAAAGAGTTAGCATATGTATTGTTAGGAAAACCTAGATTTGGTGCAGTGAAGTTCATGTTTTTTGATATCATTGAAAACATAGTTACCTACAAGATTAGAAGATCCAAATTTTTTGTGAGAACAAAATTGAGCCCGTACAGAGCACGGGCGCACCACCTAGTGATTAGTTATTACGAGAAGAATATAGAAATTTCGGAATCTGATATGTTGTAAAGACAACTCTTTTCGTACATCTAAAAACATGTGGAATCGGATTACGTTGCTAACTTGTGTTTGCCATCTATCGGCTATAAATATTTACACTAATAATTGCAAACACCATTATCTTCTTCTCATCTCAATATCACGTCTCCCGCATGTCCTCTAAGTCCATTAGTGTTTCCAGTATGTTCAAATTTGTCAAACTAATCGCAATAGTAATGCAATACATTCTCTTGGTCATGTAATGAAACAAAGTGATGGGTGGACTGAAATTAGGCATCAAATTTGCTGAAATTAGGCATCAAATTTGCATTACCTTACCAGGACCAGAACTCGAGAACGTCAACTTCCAAGGCAACAACATACCATGAATCTTGAGGCAGCATACGAGAAATTGAGTCGAAGTGATCAGGCAAGACCAAACAAGTGGCAGCGGCACTTTTGAGGAACATTGCGATTTGGCTCACATGAGCTGCATTAGCTTTTCTAATGCCAATGATCTTGACTGATCAATCTACTAGAATTTTCCATCTTTTCGGATTGCCCTTTGTTAATAGGTCTCTTGGATTTGCTTGCTCTTCAtgtatatccatcatttcttccactccttcatcttcttccaatgAAAATTCCGCCAGAAATCTGCGATAACCTGTGATTTTGGTAAAGATAGTCTAATctagaaggggctataaatgacGAATGAAGTCTGTTATAAAACATGATTTATCTCGGTTTTCATATGTTATTTgaaccgttatttatttggtgtgactctTTATAAATGACACATAGATAACGTTATTAAGTATGACGCCTAAAATTTGTGATTTAAAATCACGTACATGACCTGTTATTAAATatcatggtttttttttgtgttatcTAAAATAATAGCTGATTTATGCTATAAAAAAAATACGGTTATTATATGTGTCACTAAAAAACACAGTTATTGTATGTTAAACAAAGCAATTACAAATTCTAACGAGAATATTCCGTCATTTTTTGGCTACCGATTCAGGTTTTGGTATTCAGATTTTATGAATCTGAACGCCACTGATTCAGATTTTGTGAATCTAAAATCCGTTCAAACTTAAATTTGGCGTATCGGAAATTaattcaaattcaaaattaaatataaaatcaaaattaattaataGGCGAAACAGAATTGCAATTCCACGCAGAACCTAAAATTAACTTTATTAATTATTTCTTTTAAGAAAATAGAATATTGGAATACAAATCGGTAGACATCCTAGCAACCCCTACTTACATattgaaaattaaaaaataatcaaTCTACTGTCATCGACACTTTTATCTTGATCGCACTCCTATGGGAGTCACATAGGCCTTTGGCCACTTAATAAACTCACACATTTTAACATCTCGAGGTACAACATCATCTCTGTCGCACAACATTGCACTTGGCAAAATAATTTCCTCTAAGCATGCAATCATAATTGTCATCAATCAACTGGCTTTTTCCTCAAGTTCCTCAAAAAGCGAAGACCAAACGACAAGAGAGCTTCTGGCATCCCAATATCCTTTATATGTAACAACACAGTCAGTTTAACATATCATGCTGTTAATATTACGATCTGACTATACATTACTAAGAGTTATTAGAGATCTGATGATGTATTCCAGTATTGTTTTTCTGTCTTTCAGCGTCCTACTGTGCATTCAAAGCTTCGGTTTTCTGCTTCTCTTTCCACACATTGTGCTTCTCTTTCCACACAGTGTGCTTCTCTTCCTGCAACTTGGCCTTCATAAACTCAGAAGCAAGAAACTGAGATTTAGAAACACCAGCACCCATTCCGCGTACGTATCTTTTTCGATCAGCACCAAATATCTAGCCATATATAATAGTTCAAATTCATTGAAATTCAGTTAAACGATTAATGTAACACAAGGGCATTTTTTAGACTATTTAACAGATGGAAAGTCACGGCAATTCACGAGGCGGCAATAACAGTATACACATAAAGGAAACTTCAGTTACTAACAAATTTTTCAAATACAGTCTAGCACTTATGTCTTCAAGCATATGTTATCACGAGTTCAAAACTGCTACTTTAAAAACTAATGATATCCACATAGTGGTGCTGGTGCTCGCTACTTGAAGCAGCAATTACTACTAAAACCTAAAGTAAGACAGTTCCATAGATGCAGCAGTATTACAGTATGGCAATGTGATTATAAGAGATTGAGAACAATTGCAAACCAAATCAGTAAGCATTACTGTAAGAGAGCAACGTAATCACTATCGCCATCCAATATGAAAATTAGAAGCAAAAAGATTCAAGTAATAACAAATTCACCACTAACCTTGAAAACAACGTCGGTGCCCAAATACTTTTGTGTTGAAGGATCTTTATCATATGCCTCCTTCACAAATGCCTACACATCAACAGAATCCAACTAAAGTCAGAGATTAACTGATATCATCAATatcaacaaataatattaaacaaAACGCGAAAACTTACTAGTTTTGCAGCTGCCAGTGATTTAGAAGATGAGGGATTATCATCTGGGGTAACTTTATACGTCTTCATAAACACGTCTGGCCTATATATCTCACCAGTGGGACTTTCCTTTTCCTGTGACAACACAATGCATCAAATACTCGCACAATTTTGCATGAGACAATAAAAAAGAGGTTTTAACTGAAAAATAAGTGCATCAAAATTCCTTTAGCTCTGTAGATAAGTAATTATTCTATAGCATCGCGTTTTATAAAATCTAACCAGCTGGGTTTCTTCAGTTAGTATTGCACTTTAAAAACCAATTCGATTGAAACTGATGAGACAAACGAAATAACATAAGAATAATCGCTCAAAAATGCTTTATAGTGTTAAGAAGTTACCTTTTCAAGCCACCTTCTAGGTTTTTTTGCTGAAACCACCTTATGGGTACACCTTGTGCTGGCCCATTCCCATACTCATTAAAGAATACTGGAAAACGCTCATCTAGGTTGGAAAAACCAAAACTAGAGCAAGTAATGAACCATCTGTGATTTAGATAAGAATGTATTTGAAGGAACAAAACTTACTAGAAGCAAATAAATTGTAGTTGATGTAACTTAGAAACTAGGGAAATCAATGAAAAGATATCtaacattaccattattgttttcatgaatgttctcaatttcattatCTTGTGAATTAAGAGCATAGTCTGATCCATGGGTTAACACAGTTCCATCCGGTTGGCTCCCTAAACTATATTCACCATGACTTGATGATTTGGATACTATGGGGCTATGTCTAGGAGGAGAGGGAGGCCAGTTCAATGTGGGGCTGCATTCCCTCGAAAAAAGAAGTGGTCGTACTCCCTCCAGTCATCTGAAACATCAACAaacgagattaaaatatcaaggACCTCCTGGACCGGtatcaaaacttaataacaaaaGAACAAAATGGATGGTTACATATTCGTCTTTAACTTCAAAGGATCACatggttgattcaataaaattagAAGGCATTAAGCATGATAAATTCCCACTACCACTATCCATTCTACATATTCCAGATATATCAATCAATGTTTATCAGTAGTCTATAGACTCATTAGTTCAACCAAAGTATCTCACAATAATGGAATAAACTTATACAGGCCTAACACACCACTAATATTTGTGGTCTACAAGCTCGATACATCGTGGCACACAAAATATAAGGGAAGGCAGAGAGGCTCGGATGGGCCAATGCTAGAGCATAAGTTGCCTAAAAAATAGTAGATAGATACATATGTTTTGGTGATTATTATTCGCTAAACCTAACTTGGAACTACCGTAATCAAATCACAAAGAAAGCTAGATGAAAATAATCAGTTTTACAATCAAAATTCAACAATAGTCACTAATCCTATGTGACCTAAGTCCAGATTCATCCAAAAATAGTCAGATTTGAAACCCATGCATCTTTTCAATCAAAAGACATGTTATTTAGCATTATTACACCACTACAACAATCCTATGTAACCCAAGTTCAGATTCaatcaaagattatgaactcatgCATCTTTCCAATACAAAAATCATAAGTTATTCAGCTATAAATAAGAATAAAAAGATATACCTTGGATGTTTTTGATCTCTGAAATAATAATCCCCCAAAAAAGAGATATCTCTTCACATCTCTGAATAGATGTTAGGGTTGAAATTATAGTTGTTCAAGAACACCAAGCGGGAATAAACCCGCCCaagaggattttcttttgatttcattCCGCCCAAAATGAAACTGTTAGGGTTCAAATCGAAAAAGAAATGGTTCTTTTTCCATTCCTTGTCAATATATTCTTGTTTACATCAGATTTTCATCCTACGGCGATGCAGAAATATTCCAAAATTGCAGACCAAATCTTCTCCGAAGAACCCCTAACTTTCTGCCAGAATATGAGATTGAAGAGAATTTTTTTACTTAAGATAAAGATGGAGATGAATCGCTGGGTCTAGACTAGGGAGAAACTCCTTTTTACATCGTTGACACCAAAGGACATCAAAGACACGCGTCTTCCtcgctttttttctttttcttttctttttagtggTTACCTAGTGTTTATTTTTTAGCAACTTTGACTATGATTGACCGACACCAACAAAAGAAaatgttttttttgttaaaattatTTTGTGAGTATAATTATATTATGTTATATCTCCacaaaatttaaataaaattagaaatcaGAGTTACATAATACTTTTTAGTCGTTGTGATAGTCCTCAGTCTTAATCATAATCAGGTCGATCTTTAGTTTCATGGCATGTTGCAGCCATCAGGGTAATTGTCGAGTTTCGCTCATAATTATAAAAAAACTGAACCTTTATCCTTTCGAATTCAGGAGATTTGCGTCAaagtttagttacataatcaagactcgacactttaGATGAAAGTTTGAtcgagttggaacgagttcgagAAAAACTGAAAAAAACTGGAACTTCATCCTTTCAAATTGAGACGATTTGCATCAAAATTTACTTGCATAATCAAGAATCGACACTTTACTTGAAAATATGAtcgagttggaacgagttcgagcaaaactaaaaaaaaatggaacttcatcctttcgaattgaGGCGATTTGTGTCAAAACTTACTTGCATAATCAAGACCCGCATCTTACTTGAAAATTTGATCGAGTTGGAACGAGTTTGATAAAAACTGAAGAAActggaacttcatcctttcgaattgaGACGA encodes:
- the LOC113350382 gene encoding uncharacterized protein LOC113350382: MKTYKVTPDDNPSSSKSLAAAKLAFVKEAYDKDPSTQKYLGTDVVFKIFGADRKRYVRGMGAGVSKSQFLASEFMKAKLQEEKHTVWKEKHNVWKEKQKTEALNAQ